In the genome of Meiothermus sp. Pnk-1, the window TTTCTGTCGGGCGACCTCGAGCATCGGGAGGGCGAAGTCGGCCCCGATCACCTCGGCCTGGGGGGCCAGGCGTTTGAGCAGGAGGGCCATATCGCCCGTTCCGGTGGCCAAGTCCAGGATGCGCTGGGGTTTTTTCTCGAGCGCGGCCTGGGCGGCGATAAACCGCCAGCGCCGGTCTATCCCCGCGGAGAGGAGCCGGTTCAAAAGGTCATAGCGCGGGGCGATCTGGCTGAACATCCGCTGGACGGCCCGGGCTTTTTCCTCTGGCTTTTCGCTCGAGTCCTTCACCACCGGGGAAGTTTAGCACAGCAGGAGGCGAAGAGCAGGAGCTACGAGACATTCCAAGAGGCTAAGCGGAGCCCCTGCGAGGGAGGCTATAAGCCGGGGCGACGGCGGAGTACAATTTTTGCGTGCGAAACTTGGCCCGTTCCTGGCTTTTTCTTGTGAGCTTGGGGTTGCTGGGGCTCATGGCCCTGGCGCCTTGGATGGTCCCCAAGCGAGAGTTCGGCGGGGTGGGGTACCTGATCACCCCCTTTACCACGGTCAATCCACAAAACCTCGAGCTGCCTGCCTCGCTGGGGCTGGGGTGGGTAGGGGCGGTCTTCTGGGTCTGGGCGGGATTGATGGGGGCGGCCTCGCTGGCCTTTTTGCAGCCCGACCCCCGCTCGCGCTCGAGGGCCCTTTACGCTTTAGGGGCTGTGGGGGTGGCCCTCTTTGCGCTCGAGGCGGTGCTGTTTTACCAGGCGGTAAACTCCGCCAACCAGGCCGCTCTGGCCGGAGGGGCCACGCGGGTGCCTTTGCGCCGCTTCACCCTCTCGCTGGGGGCCTACCTGGGCTGCTTTTATGCGTTGGCCCTGCTCCTGCTGGCCCGCGTGCAACTCCCTGGGGGGAAAGCCTTCCTGGTGCGCTACCGCGGGGCAGCGGTGCCGGTGGTCTCGCTGCTGCTTTCGGTGCTGGTAGGGGCGTTGCTGATCCTGGTCTTGGGCCGAGTGCCGGGGGTGGAGGGCTCGAGCTTGTCCCTCCGGGAATGGGTTGCGCTGAAGCTGGACCTGATCACCTTTTCCTTTCAGCTGCTCTTTTCTCCGATCTACACCCTTTCCGGTTGGTTCAATAGCCTTCAGCAGACCACCCCGCTGATCTTCGCCGGGCTGGCGGTGGCTTTTGCCTTCCGGGCTGGCCTTTTCAATATCGGCGGCCCTGGGCAGATCACTTTGGGGGCTATCTTCGTGATGATCGTGGGGGTCTTCCTGCCCGGGCCGGGCTGGGTCGTGCTGCCCCTCAGCATCCTGGCGGCAGCCCTGGGCGGGGCTTTGTGGGGTGGGCTGGCGGGGTGGCTCAAAGCCCGCTTCGGGGCCAACGAGGTGGTCAACACCATCATGCTCAACTACATCGCGGCCTCGGTGCTGCTGTTCTTCTTGGCTTCCAACCAGCAGCGCTTTTTCGGGTATACCCTTTACCTGCCCTTCAAGGCCCAGGGCTTCGAGGCCAAGAGCCTCGAGCTGCGCCCCGAAGCCCAGATTCCCTTGATGATCAACTTGCTGGCCCCTGGGGGGGAGTTTTCCTGGGCCATCCCCGTGGCCCTGGTGGCGGGCCTGGCGACATTTTTCTTTTTACGGCGGGCCGATCTGGGCCGCCGCTTGCTGCTCGGCGGAGGGGCAGCCGTCCTGGGGTACGCGCTGGGCGGCCTGATCCCTGGCCCCACCCTCGCCAGCGATTTGGTCCGTGACCTGGCGGCCTCCAAGCTCAACGGCTCGTTCTTGTTGGCGCTGGGGGTGCTGATCCTGGTGCACTACTACCTGCTGCGCACCGTGGGCGGCTACGAGATGCGGGCGGCAGGGTTGGCCCCCAGAGCAGCCGAGTACGCCGGGATCAACCTGGGCCGCAAGATCGTGCTGGCTATGCTGGTGAGCGGAGCTCTGGCGGGGCTGGCCGCGACCCACTACGTGCAGGGTGGGGTGATGGATGAATACCGGCTCAAGCAGTCCATTCCCGTAGGGGTCGGCTTCGACGGGATCGCGGTGGCCTTGATGGGGCAGAATACCTCGTTGGGGGTGGCTCTGGCCGGGTTCTTGTTCGGGGTGCTCCGCACCGGCGGGCTGGACCTGAGCCAGCAACTGGGCATCAGCCGCGAGCTGGTGACGGTGATTATCTCGTTGGTAGTGCTGGCCATCGCCTTGGGCGGGTTGCTGCCGCGGTACTTCACCGATCCCTTGAAAGCAGCTCAGGTCGAGACCGAGGCCAAGGATGAGGAGGCGGCCCGTACCGCGATGCGGCGTGCGGGTTGAGGGGAGGCGCCAAATGAACGAAATCTTTACCCTGGCTTTGCTGTTTTCCACCCTGCGTCAGACCACGCCGATCCTGCTCACCGCGCTGGGCGGGCTGTTCTCCGAGCGGAGCGGGGTGGTCAACATCGGCCTCGAGGGCATCATGCTCTTCGGGGCCCTGGCTGCGGCGGTGGTCACCCAACGGCTCGAGGTTCCCTTTTTGGCCTCCGATCCCAACGCCCAGATCTGGTGGATTCCCTGGGTCGGGCTCTTGGCCGGGGCGGCGGTGGGGGGCTTGGTGGCGTGGGTGCACGCCCTCGCCTCGATCAAGTACAAGGCCGACCAGATCATCAGCGGCACCGCCATCAACCTGCTGGCCTTGGGGGCGCCCAGTTTGGTGCTCGAGTACTACTACGACAACTCCACCAGCTCGCAGGAGGTGGTCAACCGCCTCCCGCTGATCTCGGTAGGTCCAGAAAACCTCTCTCCTCTGGTCTTTCTCGCGTTTTTGCTGGTTCCGGTGATCTGGTGGGTGCTGTTCAAGACCCCCTGGGGGCTGCGGTTACGGGCGGTGGGCGAACACCCCGAGGCCGCCGAGACCATGGGGGTGAACGTGATCCGCACCCGCTACGTCGCGGTGGTCATCTCCGGCCTTCTGGCGGGTATCGCGGGGGCTTATCTATCGATTGGCTTTCTCAACCAGTTCGTCAAGGGGATGAGCGCTGGGCTAGGGTTTATCGCCCTGGCTGCCCTGATCGTGGGCAAGTGGCACCCCATCGGCGTGCTGGGTTCCACCTTGCTCTTCGGTTTTGCCTCGGCCCTCTCGATCCAGCTCACCGGGCGCAACATCCTGCCGGTGCCGGTGGTGCAGGCCATCCCATTCATCCTCACCATGCTGGTGCTGGTAGGGTTCATCGGGCGGAGCCGGCCTCCGGCGGCGGTGGGGAAGCCCTACGACAAGTAACTGATTTTTGGGGCATTGTGCGGCCCTAACGTCGTACGCAAAGCGCCAAGCGCGGTGGGTTTCCTGCGCTGCTGGGCGTCGGACATCGAATGGGCTTGGCGTAGATTGCCTAGCCATCGCCGCGCGACCATACCCCGGGCTGGAGCCGGGGGCGGCTGACCTCGAGGTAGGCCACCACCTGCCCGAGCGTCGAGAGCCCCACGAAGAGCACCAGGATCACCAGGCCCAGGAGGTCAGGGGCGGGGCCGGTAGGAAAATAGCCGCCCAGGATGGCCAAAAGCACCAAGGCTACATGCCCCCAAGGCCCGTGGTCGCGCACCAGATGCCAGCTCTCGCGCAGCGCCTCCCACCAGCGCCGCTTTGTATCGGCCATGAGGGTGAAGGTATAAAACCAAAACAGCGCCACCACCCCCTGGTAGAAGAACGCCGCAATCTGGCCGGAGATATCGTCACGAATGGGCAGCGCCAGGGTAGGGGCCACGAACAAGCCCAAAAACAGCACTCCGGCCACCCAGGTGTTCCAGCGGAACTCGCTCCACTGGGCCTGGGGTTCCCATACCCCGTCGCGAGCCAGCCGCAGTAACACCTTGGCCAGCCCGACTTGCAGGGGGCCGAAGAGCAGCCCCAGGCTGAGGAGGCTCAGGAGCAAGGCGAGCGCGCTGCACCCCAGGATGCCCAGCGGCTGCCGCCGCAGCACGACGAGCATTCTCAGAAGGACTCGGGGGGCGCTCAGCATCGGTGCTCTCAGGGTAACACGCCCTGCGCGATAAACTACGGATAAGATGAACCCCTTGCCTGAGATCCACCTGAACCTCAACGACCCGGACTTCGTCTACGACCCCTACCCCCGGCTGGCCGAGCTGCGCGAGGCCACTCCGGCTTTCTACGATCCGGTGTGGAACAAAGTGTTCTTCACCCGCTACGAGGATATCGCCGGGTTGTTGCGCGACAAGCGCCTGGGCCGCTCGATCCTGCACGTGCTCTCGCGGGATGAGCTGGGCTGGCCCCCACCCAACCCGCTCACCCGTGACTTCGACCATTTCCAGGAGAACCACATCCTCGATAACGAGCCCCCCAAGCACACCCGGCTCAAGGGGCTATTTTTGAAAGCCTTCACCCCGGCCCGGGTGGAGGGGTTGCGCGGCAAGATTCAGAGCATGGTGAACGCTTTGCTCGACCGGGCCGAAGACCAAGGCCGCATGGACTTGCTCCACGACTACGCCGAGCCCCTGCCGGTGGCGGTGATCGCCGAACTGCTGGGGGTACCCGAGGAGGACCGGCACCTGCTGCGCCCCTGGTCGGCCAAGATCGTCAAGCTTTACGAGCTCGGCTACACCGACGAGCAGGCTCGAGAAGCCAACCAGGCGGTGGTGGAGTTTTCCCGCTACATTCGAGCGCTGGCCGAGGATCGCCGCAAGCACCCCCAAGACGACCTCATCTCCGCCCTGGTGCAGGCCGAGGAGGCGGGGGACAAGCTCAGCGAGGACGAGCTGGTGGCCAACTGTATCTTGCTCCTCAACGCTGGGCACGAGGCTACCGTCAACGGCACCACCGCGGGCATGCTGGCCCTGCACCGCAACCCCGAGCAGAAAAGGCTGGCGGTGGAAGCTGCCAAAGCTGGCCATGGGGAATTTTTCAAAAGGGCGGTGGAAGAGCTGCTCCGCTACGATACCCCCCTGCCGATGTTCGAGCGCTGGGTGTTGCAGGACCTCGAGTGGAGGGGTATACCCCTCCGGCGGGGCCAGGAGGTAGCCCTGCTGTATGCCTCTGGCAACCGCGACCCACGCAAATTTTCCCACCCCGATACCCTCGACCTGACCCGCCCCGACAACCCGCACCTCACCTTCGGGCTGGGCATCCACTACTGCATCGGGGCGCCGCTAGCCCGGCTCGAGCTGCAAACTTCCTTCCAGACTTTGCTCAAACGCCTGCCGCACCTCGCGGTCGTGGAGCCGGTGGAGTACACTGGAGGTTTCGTGATCCGCGGGCACAAGGCCATGCCGGTCGAGTTTTAGCGCTACCCCAAAGGGAGCTTTGGATGGCATGGAATCCCGATCAATACGAGAAATTCAAAGCCGAGCGCACCGCCCCTTTCGAGGATTTATTAAAGCTCGTGAAAGTCAAGCCCGGCTTACGGGTTATAGATCTAGGCTGCGGAACCGGTGAACTCACCCGCAGGCTGGCGGACGCCCTGCCGGATAGCGAGGTGACGGGTTTGGATAACTCCGCTTCCATGCTCGCCAGGAGCGGAGCGTATACCCGTCCGGGTTTGCGCTTTGAGCGGGGGGATATCGCGGAGTTGGAGGGCACCTACGACCTCATCTTCTCCAACGCGGCCTTGCAATGGCTCCCCGATCACCCGAGGCTTTTCCCCAAGCTCTGGCGGCACCTGAATCCGGGCGGGCAGTTGGTGGTACAGATGCCCGCCAACCACGACCACCCCTCGCACCGGCTGGCCCGCGAACTGGCCGAATCCGCCGAGTTCGCGGCCTATTTCCCCGAGGGTGGACGGCAGAGCCCGGTACTGCCCCCCGAAGACTACGCCCGGATGCTCTTCGGGTTAGGCGGGGAAAACCTCACGGTGTTGCTCAAGGTCTATCCGCACGTCCTGGCCGACGCTGAGGCTATGGTGGAGTGGGTCAAGGGAACTTTGCTTACCGCCTACCTCGAGCCCCTCCCTCCCTCTGCGCAGGAAAGGTTCTTGGAGGGCTACCGCGCTCGCCTGCGCGAACTCTTCCCGCGAAAACCGGTCTTCTACGGCTTCAAACGCATTCTTTTTTCGGCGTCCAAACCCGGCTAGCGCCGGTCATTGACGATATGGGTCGGAGCGAGGGGCAAGCGGCGCAATCCTTGGATTAGAAAAGGCGGGCGGATGTCCATACCAGGGGTCTCCTGGAGGGCAAACCAGCGGAAGGTCAGCCGCCGGTGGCCCTCGAAGCCGTAAAATTCGAGGCTCGAGGGCTCGAGAGACACCGTCACCGCAAAATACAGCTCGAGGCCATGGTACTCGCGCTCCCTCTCCCGGAAGAAGTTTTCTACTACCCAGATCAAACGCCCCACCCTGACCTCGATGCCCAGCTCTTCCCGCATCTCCCGGACCAAGGCCTGCTCGGCGGGTTCGCCCGCCTCGACCCGGCCACCGGGTAGGGTCCAGAAGGGTTCTCCCGGGCCGTGGTGGAGCAAGATTTGCCCGTGCTTTATGACTACGGCGGCGACCCGGTGGATGAACCGGACGTTGCCGATATCGAAGGTGACCATCAGGCCTCCCGAACCCGGGTATCCAGGCTCCGCCCGCCCAGGAACCCACCCCGCCAGGCCACCTCGAGCCCGCTCCCGTCCGCGAAGCTGACCTTGAGGGTGCGTCGGTCGAACTCGAAGTTGAGGATGGTGGGCTCGAGGCGTTTAGCCTGCCCGCCCGAGGCCTGTACAAAGCTGCTGAAGCCGTCTTTACGAAAGTGCAAAATCGATCCGTCCTGCAACACCAAGTGGGCCTCGGTGGCCTGCTTGTTGAGGCGGTAATCCTTGAGCTGGTTCGATACCGCCCAGGCCTGGTTAGGGTCTCGCGCGCCCATGGGTGAAAGCTTACCGCCGTAGCTCGCTTTTGTGCACCGTAACCCAGCTTCCCTCTTCGGTGAGGAGGTCTACAGTGCCGGCCAGCGGGTTGAGCTTGGCGACCTTGCCGCAAACGTCGTGGATGGTGCAGACCTTGGCGTTTTTACGCGGCAGATCCTTAAGGAGTTCCTGGTAGTGCGGGTGCTCGTACTGCAAACAGCACAGCAACCTGCCGCAAGGTCCGGAGATCTTCTCGGGGGAAAGCGGAAGCTGCTGGTCGCGGGCCATCTTGATCGAGACCTGGGCGAAATCCTGCAGGTGGGTAGAGCAACACGACTCCATGCCGCAAGCTCCCAGGGTTCCCAAGTAGGCGGTCTGATCACGCGGCCCCAGGGCCACGAACTCCACCCGGGCCCCCGCGGTGCGGGCGATCTCGCCCACCCAGCGCCGCAGGTCAATGCGCTCTTCCGCCGAGTAGTGCACCGCCAGGTGCGATCCGTCCAGGGTGTAGTCGCAGCCCAGCACCTTGGCCTGTACCTTTTCCTTGCGCAGCCGGGCTTTAATCCACCACTTGATCTCTTCCGCCTTCTCACGAAGCCGAGCGGCTTTGTCGAGATCCTCCGAATTGGCGGGGCGCACGATGCGCCCCTTGGGCTGGCCCGGGTGGGGGGTGGTGCGTACCTTGCCCAACTCGAGCCCTCGGCTGCTCTGCACCACCACCCAGGACTCGGGCGGGGGTGGCGCACCGTCGAAGGTGTAGTCGTAAAGTTTGGGGCTGTGAGAAAAACGCACCCCGACACAGTTCATTTCGTTGCCTCCTGGTTGGCTTGAGCCCCGGCGCTTTGCCAATTCGCCAACCGCCACAGCCGCAGGGCCAGCCAAGTGTGGGTGAGCTCTTCGCCGGCGTAGGCGCTGAGGGCTTCTTGGGCTTGGGCCAAGGCCTCGAGCGCTTCCCGGCGGCGGGGGGATTCAGGGGGGAAGATCTCCCCCAGGCGGCGAGCCAAGTAGTCCAGGCCGTTATCTAGCTCCCCCAAGGCCTTGAAGGCCTGTTGAGTCTGGGCTGGGCCGGAGCGGGCACCGCGTAGGCTCTCCATTACCCCCTCGGCCCGCGCGAGCAACTTTTGGAACTCCAGCGGGTGCTCGAGGGCCCAGCGTACCCGGCCCACCGCCCCTTCAGCATAGGCCAGAACCTCGGGGTCGGTAGAGAGCTGGCGCAGGATTGAGAGGGGAAGGGGGCCAAAAGCGATCTCGAGGCTGCGGCTGGTCAGAGTAGGCAGCACCAGCTCCCGGCTGGGGGCGATCAGGACGATCCGGGCGTAGGCCGGGGGCTCTTCCAGGATCTTCAGCAGGGCATTCCCGGCGGGTTCGTTGAGGAGATGGGCCCCGTCGATCACCGCCACCTTGGCCCGGTGGCGGGGGTAGGTGGAGAGCCAGTCCAGCAGGTTCTCCCCTCCTTCTTCGCGGGGGGCGATCTGCTCGAGCAGAATCTGCGGCTTGCGCGCCTTTTTGCCCCCTTTGGTCTCGCCCTCGGGGGCGATCTCCAGATAATCGCTGGCGTAGTGCTCCCCGTTGAGCTGCCAGGCATACCAGCGGGCTACCGCTCGCCGGCCCACCCCTTCTGGGCCGGTAAAGAGAAAGCTCTGGGCCCTAAGGGCGGGGAGAAGCTCGAGGATGCGTTCGTGGCCGAGGATGTTCATCTACCCACCAGCAACCTCTCGTACAGCCATAGGGGGAAGCCCTCCTCGAGGATGCGCTTGAGGACGCGCTCGAGGTCGAACTCCACGCGGAAGAACTGCACGCTGCCGTCGTCGCTGTCCCACACGGCGTAGGCGGCGCCGGGCATGCGGTCGCGGGGCTGGCCCACCGAACCGGGGTTGACCAGGGCTCGAGCCTTGGGGGCTAAAAATAGCTCGCTGCCGTGGACCTGGCGCTGGTAGCGCACCCACTGCCCGTTAGGGCCTTCCAGCGCCAGAAAGGTGCCGGCCAGGTGGGTATGTCCGTGCAGGCTCCAGCGGGCTGGGGTGCAGCCGAAGTGCGCTCGAGCGGTGTCCAGGTCATCCACGTACTGCAAGGGGTCGCAAGCGCTCCCGTGCACCAGCAAGGCCCCGTCCACTTCCCGCGTCCAGGGGAGGCTACCCAAATAGGCCCGGTTCTCCAACGACAGGCGCTCGGACTGCCAACGCAGGATCTCGAAGATGGGCCCCTCCTGCTCCTCGGGGTCGATATCGTCAAGGTGCAATAGCCAGGCGTCGTGGTTGCCCATCACCCCGATGGCCTCCTCCGAGCGCAGCCAGGAGAGCACCCGGTCGGCGTCCGGGTAATAGCCCACCGCGTCGCCCAGGAAGATCACCCGGTCGTATTGGGGCGCGGTTTGCAGCACGGCCTCCAGGGCCGGCCAGTTACCGTGGATGTCGGCGAGGAGCAGATACCGCACGTCAAGAGAATATCACCTGTCAAGCAGGTAAAACCCCACCGCTTGGCGGGGCAGGCGGCCTCTCTGACAATCTCCTGACAAAGCACAGGCAGGCTGTGAAGCGTGCAGGTTGCGGTGCAACCTCTCAAAGGAGAACGCATGAACAAGCTACTGAGCAGCGCTATTGCCGCTACTGCCCTCCTCGGAGTGGCCTCCGCCCAGGTCACCTTGAGCGGGGCCGGGGCGACCTTCCCAGCCCCGCTGTACACCGAGGCCTATATCCCCAACTTCACCAAAGCTACCGGGATCCGGGTGAACTACCAAGCGGTAGGCTCGGGCGCCGGGATTCGGCAGCTCACCGACAAGGTGGTCAACTTTGGGGCCTCCGATGCTCCGCTTTCCGACGCCCAGCTCAAGGAAATTCAGGAGAAAAACGGCAGCCCGGTGCTGCACATCCCCACCGCCCTGGGCCCGGTGGCCCTGACTTTCAACCTTCCGGGTATTGAAGAGCTTCGCCTAGACGCGGCTACGGTGGCGGACATCTTCCTGGGCAAGATCATTCGCTGGAACGACCCCAGGATCGCCGCGCTCAACCCCGGCGTACAGCTTCCCCGTCAGCTGATCTCCGCCACCCACCGCTCGGACGGCTCGGGTACCACCTTTATCTTCACCAGCTACCTCTCGGCCATCTCCCCGGAGTGGAAGAGCAAGGTGGGGGCCGGGCAGTCGGTGAACTGGCCTGCGTTCAGTAGCCTAGGGGGGCGAGGCAACCCCGGGGTGGCCGCGATCGTGGCCCAGACCCCCGGCTCCATCGGCTACGTCGAGCTCAAGTACGCCCTCGAGAACAAGCTCCCGGTGGTTACGCTCAAGAACCAGGCGGGCAACTGGATCAAGCCCAGCCTGGCCTCGGCGGTGGAAGCCACTTCGGGAATCGAGCTGCCGGACGACCTGCGCCTGCAAAACCAGGTGGTCAACACCAAAGACCCGCAAGGCTACCCCATCGTGGGCATGACCTGGCTCCTCGTCTACCAAAAGCAGGAGGTTACCGCCAAGAGCCTCGAGGAGGCCAAAGCGCTGGTGCGCTTCCTCAACTGGGTGCTCACCGAGGGGCAGAAGCTCAACGAGGGGGCTTCCTACGTGCGGCTTTCCCCGGAGGTAGTGAGGCGGGCCCAGGCGCTGGTAAACACCATGACCTACAACGGCCAGCCCCTCCGCTGAGGAGCGCGTAAGATGGGGTGGGGCCGCCGGAGGCCTCACCCTTCGTTGGAGCAGAGATGACCGCTCAACCTCCGACCAGAACCTCCCCCCTCTACCGAGCCCTGGGGGATCGCCTATTTGCTGGTGTTGTGTTGGTTTTGTGCCTGCTGATCATTGGAATCGTGGTCTTGATCGGCTGGCAGTTGGCCGCCAACGGGAGCCGGGCCTTCGCCGCGTTCGGCCTGCTGGGGTTCCTAGGGGGAACCACCTGGGACCCGGTGGCTCACGTCTTCGGGGCTTGGCCCTTCATCCTGGGCACCCTCATCACCAGCCTAGCGGCCTTAGCCCTAGCTTTCTTTCCGGCGCTGGCGGTGGCGATATTCGCGGTGGAGTACGCCCCCCGCTGGCTGGGGAGCGCCTTGCAGTACGCGCTCGAGCTCCTGGCCTCGCTCCCCAGCGTCATCTATGGCCTATGGGGCCTGCTGGTGCTGGCCCCGGTACTCCGGCAGATAGAGCAAGCCGTGGTGGGCTGGGCGGTGGAGCATGAGGCGGACTGGCTGGCGCAGATCCTGGGAGCCCCCATCGGCATCGGGATGGCCAACGCGGTGATCGTGCTGGCGGTGATGGTCATTCCCTACGCGGCCAGCCTGGCCAAAGACTCCATCGCGCTGGTGCCCAACACCCAGCGGGAAGCCGCTTATGGGCTGGGGGCCACCAAGTGGGAAGTGATTCGCATGGCGGTGTTGCCGTACGCCCGGGGTGGGATTCTGGCGGGGGTGATCCTAGGCTTTACTCGGGCTCTGGGGGAGACCATGGCGGTGGTGATGGTGATCGGCAACAACAAAAATCTGCCCTTTACCGTTTTCGGGAGCGCCACCACCATCCCCTCGGCCATCGTCAACGAGTTTGGCGAGGCACAAGGCCTG includes:
- a CDS encoding metallophosphoesterase, producing MRYLLLADIHGNWPALEAVLQTAPQYDRVIFLGDAVGYYPDADRVLSWLRSEEAIGVMGNHDAWLLHLDDIDPEEQEGPIFEILRWQSERLSLENRAYLGSLPWTREVDGALLVHGSACDPLQYVDDLDTARAHFGCTPARWSLHGHTHLAGTFLALEGPNGQWVRYQRQVHGSELFLAPKARALVNPGSVGQPRDRMPGAAYAVWDSDDGSVQFFRVEFDLERVLKRILEEGFPLWLYERLLVGR
- a CDS encoding cytochrome P450 is translated as MNPLPEIHLNLNDPDFVYDPYPRLAELREATPAFYDPVWNKVFFTRYEDIAGLLRDKRLGRSILHVLSRDELGWPPPNPLTRDFDHFQENHILDNEPPKHTRLKGLFLKAFTPARVEGLRGKIQSMVNALLDRAEDQGRMDLLHDYAEPLPVAVIAELLGVPEEDRHLLRPWSAKIVKLYELGYTDEQAREANQAVVEFSRYIRALAEDRRKHPQDDLISALVQAEEAGDKLSEDELVANCILLLNAGHEATVNGTTAGMLALHRNPEQKRLAVEAAKAGHGEFFKRAVEELLRYDTPLPMFERWVLQDLEWRGIPLRRGQEVALLYASGNRDPRKFSHPDTLDLTRPDNPHLTFGLGIHYCIGAPLARLELQTSFQTLLKRLPHLAVVEPVEYTGGFVIRGHKAMPVEF
- a CDS encoding NUDIX hydrolase; the protein is MVTFDIGNVRFIHRVAAVVIKHGQILLHHGPGEPFWTLPGGRVEAGEPAEQALVREMREELGIEVRVGRLIWVVENFFREREREYHGLELYFAVTVSLEPSSLEFYGFEGHRRLTFRWFALQETPGMDIRPPFLIQGLRRLPLAPTHIVNDRR
- the pstS gene encoding phosphate ABC transporter substrate-binding protein PstS, translating into MNKLLSSAIAATALLGVASAQVTLSGAGATFPAPLYTEAYIPNFTKATGIRVNYQAVGSGAGIRQLTDKVVNFGASDAPLSDAQLKEIQEKNGSPVLHIPTALGPVALTFNLPGIEELRLDAATVADIFLGKIIRWNDPRIAALNPGVQLPRQLISATHRSDGSGTTFIFTSYLSAISPEWKSKVGAGQSVNWPAFSSLGGRGNPGVAAIVAQTPGSIGYVELKYALENKLPVVTLKNQAGNWIKPSLASAVEATSGIELPDDLRLQNQVVNTKDPQGYPIVGMTWLLVYQKQEVTAKSLEEAKALVRFLNWVLTEGQKLNEGASYVRLSPEVVRRAQALVNTMTYNGQPLR
- the pstC gene encoding phosphate ABC transporter permease subunit PstC — encoded protein: MTAQPPTRTSPLYRALGDRLFAGVVLVLCLLIIGIVVLIGWQLAANGSRAFAAFGLLGFLGGTTWDPVAHVFGAWPFILGTLITSLAALALAFFPALAVAIFAVEYAPRWLGSALQYALELLASLPSVIYGLWGLLVLAPVLRQIEQAVVGWAVEHEADWLAQILGAPIGIGMANAVIVLAVMVIPYAASLAKDSIALVPNTQREAAYGLGATKWEVIRMAVLPYARGGILAGVILGFTRALGETMAVVMVIGNNKNLPFTVFGSATTIPSAIVNEFGEAQGLQLSSLLALGLILFVLSGAMNLLAAWIVKRMSVEGRL
- a CDS encoding methyltransferase domain-containing protein, which translates into the protein MAWNPDQYEKFKAERTAPFEDLLKLVKVKPGLRVIDLGCGTGELTRRLADALPDSEVTGLDNSASMLARSGAYTRPGLRFERGDIAELEGTYDLIFSNAALQWLPDHPRLFPKLWRHLNPGGQLVVQMPANHDHPSHRLARELAESAEFAAYFPEGGRQSPVLPPEDYARMLFGLGGENLTVLLKVYPHVLADAEAMVEWVKGTLLTAYLEPLPPSAQERFLEGYRARLRELFPRKPVFYGFKRILFSASKPG
- a CDS encoding ABC transporter permease, translating into MALAPWMVPKREFGGVGYLITPFTTVNPQNLELPASLGLGWVGAVFWVWAGLMGAASLAFLQPDPRSRSRALYALGAVGVALFALEAVLFYQAVNSANQAALAGGATRVPLRRFTLSLGAYLGCFYALALLLLARVQLPGGKAFLVRYRGAAVPVVSLLLSVLVGALLILVLGRVPGVEGSSLSLREWVALKLDLITFSFQLLFSPIYTLSGWFNSLQQTTPLIFAGLAVAFAFRAGLFNIGGPGQITLGAIFVMIVGVFLPGPGWVVLPLSILAAALGGALWGGLAGWLKARFGANEVVNTIMLNYIAASVLLFFLASNQQRFFGYTLYLPFKAQGFEAKSLELRPEAQIPLMINLLAPGGEFSWAIPVALVAGLATFFFLRRADLGRRLLLGGGAAVLGYALGGLIPGPTLASDLVRDLAASKLNGSFLLALGVLILVHYYLLRTVGGYEMRAAGLAPRAAEYAGINLGRKIVLAMLVSGALAGLAATHYVQGGVMDEYRLKQSIPVGVGFDGIAVALMGQNTSLGVALAGFLFGVLRTGGLDLSQQLGISRELVTVIISLVVLAIALGGLLPRYFTDPLKAAQVETEAKDEEAARTAMRRAG
- a CDS encoding regulatory iron-sulfur-containing complex subunit RicT; amino-acid sequence: MNCVGVRFSHSPKLYDYTFDGAPPPPESWVVVQSSRGLELGKVRTTPHPGQPKGRIVRPANSEDLDKAARLREKAEEIKWWIKARLRKEKVQAKVLGCDYTLDGSHLAVHYSAEERIDLRRWVGEIARTAGARVEFVALGPRDQTAYLGTLGACGMESCCSTHLQDFAQVSIKMARDQQLPLSPEKISGPCGRLLCCLQYEHPHYQELLKDLPRKNAKVCTIHDVCGKVAKLNPLAGTVDLLTEEGSWVTVHKSELRR
- a CDS encoding ABC transporter permease, with protein sequence MNEIFTLALLFSTLRQTTPILLTALGGLFSERSGVVNIGLEGIMLFGALAAAVVTQRLEVPFLASDPNAQIWWIPWVGLLAGAAVGGLVAWVHALASIKYKADQIISGTAINLLALGAPSLVLEYYYDNSTSSQEVVNRLPLISVGPENLSPLVFLAFLLVPVIWWVLFKTPWGLRLRAVGEHPEAAETMGVNVIRTRYVAVVISGLLAGIAGAYLSIGFLNQFVKGMSAGLGFIALAALIVGKWHPIGVLGSTLLFGFASALSIQLTGRNILPVPVVQAIPFILTMLVLVGFIGRSRPPAAVGKPYDK